In one window of Solanum pennellii chromosome 2, SPENNV200 DNA:
- the LOC107009443 gene encoding uncharacterized protein At5g65660 gives MENQNYAPAHSDPSRPSLGFPLGTALLLLIIFSLSGIFSCCYHWDKLRSLRRSFANRTDLEAGGDPSYLKSKRAYMNCKQNQISDMPAVLMPGDQVPKFIALPCPCQPPRPDKVLAEVQQQPSSPMKPPPHTPVRAVAEAEDVTFTQIRSTFYL, from the exons ATGGAGAATCAAAATTATGCACCGGCCCATTCAGACCCGTCGCGGCCTTCACTTGGGTTCCCTCTGGGAACTGCGCTTCTATTGCTAATAATATTCAGCTTGAGTGGTATCTTCTCTTGCTGCTACCATTGGGACAAGCTTCGATCTCTCCGTCGATCCTTCGCCAACAGAACAGATCTCGAAGCCGGCGGAGACCCTTCATATTTGAAATCTAAACGAGCATACATG AATTGTAAGCAAAACCAAATATCAGACATGCCAGCAGTGTTAATGCCTGGAGATCAAGTACCCAAGTTTATAGCATTGCCATGTCCATGTCAGCCTCCTCGACCAGACAAGGTACTTGCAGAGGTTCAGCAGCAGCCGTCATCTCCAATGAAGCCACCTCCTCATACACCAGTACGGGCAGTGGCAGAGGCAGAGGATGTAACTTTCACTCAAATTCGTAGTACTTTTTACttgtaa